The Anolis sagrei isolate rAnoSag1 chromosome Y, rAnoSag1.mat, whole genome shotgun sequence genome contains a region encoding:
- the LOC137095053 gene encoding cytochrome P450 2G1-like produces the protein MELFGAVTLFLVFYLSCLAIVSFKRKLSNKGRLPPGPTPLPLIGNFLQIKSSQTLKSLLKLSERYGPVFTVYFGTRPVVVLCGHDAVKEALIDKADEFSGRATNPTLERTFQGHGVAFANGERWKQLRRFSVSVLRDFGMGKKSIQERIQEEAQFLLEEFRKTKEKPFDPTYYLSRTVSNVICSIIFGERFDYDDKEFQSLMEIMNVAFREMSSGWAQFYDMYVSFLKYFPGPPTKVYDSMEKVRLFIAKKMKKNKDTFDPNFQRDFIDCFLTQMEKEKTKPGTEFNEKNLVLTTLNLFIGGTETVSSTLRYGFLFLMKHPEVQAKVHEEIDRVIGHNRVPNIEDRSQMPYVDGVIHEIQRCSDLLPMDVAHRVIRDTEFRGYLIPKGTEIYPVLSSVLHDPTMFKRPFAFDPENFLDENGRFKKNDAFVPFSSGKRICLGESLARMELFLFFTTILQSFHLKPTIPPEDIDLTPLESGLITVPPFYQFSVIPR, from the exons ATGGAGCTATTCGGAGCAGTCACCCTTTTCCTTGTCTTCTATCTGTCTTGCCTTGCCATTGTATCATTTAAGAGGAAATTATCAAACAAGGGGAGGCTTCCTCCAGGACCCACTCCCTTGCCTCTGATTGGGAATTTTCTACAGATCAAGTCATCACAAACCTTAAAATCTCTCCTCAAG CTGAGTGAAAGATATGGCCCCGTGTTTACTGTCTATTTTGGAACACGACCAGTTGTGGTCTTGTGTGGACATGATGCTGTGAAGGAAGCCCTGATAGACAAGGCAGACGAATTCAGTGGAAGGGCTACCAACCCTACCCTAGAGCGGACCTTCCAAGGACATG GGGTGGCCTTTGCCAATGGAGAGCGTTGGAAGCAACTACGGCGATTTTCTGTCAGTGTCCTGAGAGATTTTGggatggggaaaaaatcaattcAAGAACGGATTCAAGAGGAGGCCCAGTTCCTGCTAGAGGAATTCAGGAAGACTAAGG AGAAGCCCTTTGACCCCACCTACTACCTCAGTCGGACTGTCTCAAATGTCATTTGCTCTATTATTTTTGGGGAACGCTTTGACTATGACGACAAGGAATTCCAGTCCCTCATGGAGATAATGAACGTTGCCTTCCGGGAGATGAGCTCAGGCTGGGCTCAG TTCTATGATATGTATGTCAGCTTTCTGAAGTATTTCCCAGGACCACCCACCAAAGTCTATGATAGCATGGAAAAAGTGAGGCTCTTCATCGCcaagaaaatgaagaagaataaAGACACCTTTGATCCCAACTTTCAACGGGACTTCATCGATTGTTTTCTCACCCAGATGGAAAAG GAAAAAACCAAGCCAGGGACTGAATTTAATGAGAAGAACTTAGTGCTTACTACCCTGAACCTGTTTATTGGTGGAACAGAGACAGTCAGCTCCACCCTGAGATATGGGTTTCTGTTTCTGATGAAACATCCTGAAGTTCAAG CAAAAGTGCATGAAGAAATTGATCGAGTAATTGGTCACAATCGTGTCCCAAACATTGAAGACCGGAGCCAGATGCCATATGTGGATGGCGTCATCCATGAAATACAGAGATGCAGTGATCTCCTTCCCATGGATGTGGCCCACAGGGTTATCCGTGACACTGAATTCAGAGGATACCTTATCCCAAAG GGGACAGAAATCTACCCTGTTCTCAGCAGTGTCCTTCATGACCCCACAATGTTTAAAAGACCCTTTGCTTTTGACCCAGAGAATTTCCTGGATGAGAATGGCCGTTTCAAGAAGAATGATGCCTTTGTCCCATTCTCCTCAG GGAAGCGGATCTGTCTGGGTGAATCTTTGGCCCGCATggagcttttcctcttcttcaccaccatCCTCCAGAGTTTCCATCTGAAGCCCACTATCCCCCCTGAAGACATTGACCTCACTCCTCTGGAAAGCGGCTTGATCACTGTCCCACCCTTCTACCAGTTCTCCGTCATCCCACGCTGA